The following nucleotide sequence is from Alphaproteobacteria bacterium.
GGATGCCTTCCTGCACCACCGTCATTTGCGCGCCAACCGATACCGGCTTCAGGGTCACCGTCACCTTCATTTCGCCCGGCAGGTTCGGATCGTCGAACGCATCGGTGTAGACGAGCGTCTCGCCGGGAACGAGTTTCAGATAGGCGCCGCCAAAGACGTGGCTGTTACCGGTCGTGAAGTTGCGAAACGACATGCGGTGCCGGCCGCCTTCCCTGGCATCCAGTTCGTGAACCGTACAGGTAAAGCCGAATGGCGGCAGCCAGCTTGCGACCGCATCGGGTTCAAGGAATGCGCGGTAGAT
It contains:
- a CDS encoding SRPBCC family protein, with protein sequence MPNTVSLHRVFATGPDKIYRAFLEPDAVASWLPPFGFTCTVHELDAREGGRHRMSFRNFTTGNSHVFGGAYLKLVPGETLVYTDAFDDPNLPGEMKVTVTLKPVSVGAQMTVVQEGIPDLIPTEACYLGWQESLRKLAKLVEPEITE